Part of the Catalinimonas alkaloidigena genome is shown below.
TAGCGTGCAATGTAGTTGAGGATAGATTTCTCAAACTGCAAACGATACCTGACACACAAAGAAACATAGAGAAATACCTCAAAAACCTTCTGCTGGAAGCACATCAGCAAATTTTACAGCATGCCAGCCAACACCCTGAATGTACAGGCATGGGCACTACCGCTGTGATCGCCTGGGTCATTGATGACCAACTGCATGTGACATGGTGCGGGGATAGCCGTTGTTATGTCTACCAAAAAAAACAACAGTATACGCTGAAACCCCTTACTGATGACCATTCCCTGGTATGGCAAATGGTACTCAGCGGAGAGCTCTCTGCTGAAGAAGCCAGAATTCATGAGCAGAGTAACATTATTCTTCAGGTATTGGGAAGTACAGACTCTAAGCCCAAACCATCATACCTGAACAAGAGATTGGTGGAAGGTGAAAAAATACTGCTCTGCAGTGATGGGCTTAATGGCATGTTGAGTGACGCGGCAATACAACAAATCCTGGAGGGCAATGATAAGATCAAGGATACTACCGGAGTTTTGATTGATGAAGCCAATCGGGCGGGAGGCTCTGATAACATTACTGTAATCTACGTAGAAGTAGAGGCCACATTAAATACGGCAACGAGACAAAAGCGAGGCGTGTTAAGTACTCTCAAAAGTAAATGGCCTTTTGTATTGGCACTGTCTTTACTATTGCTCGTTCTGGTTTACTCGCTTATAGCCTGGAAGGGAAGTAAGGCTAGTCCTGAACCCAAAACAGAAGATAGAATTCAGCCCACAATTTCAGAATCACACTCTGCTCAGTCCTCGCTCACTAAAGAATCAGATGAGATGGAGGGTGATGCAAAAGCTACCAATGCAGAAGCCGATAAGCCTGGGGTTACCACTGGAGAAGAGCATTTAAGCGCGACTAAGTACAACTTCCTTGGTGCCCTTGATGAATTAAATATTCAACTGGAAGAACAAATCAATAATACCAAAAAATTAATAGAGGGGTGTCAGACTTGTAATGATAACCCTCAACTAGAGAATGTGAATGAATCTCTTTCGGCGACACATGATCTGATAAAAAGTCAGATAAAATTAACCAATCAAAATTTGCCTATCTCCAGTCAATCTAAAGAAAAACTTTCTTCAATAAGTCAGTCAGTAAATGTATCTTATGATGCTGATAAAAAATTTAATACGAATAGCATAGTATCCGAACAAGAATATATGGTCAATACCATTACTAAAGTAGTAAAAAAAATTAATAAACAACTGGAGACTTTGACTATTCAAGTGCAGGAGCAAAATTAAGTGATATGAGAAACCCATTCAAAAAGAAAAGCTCTAAGACAAAAAAGGAAGTGCCTAAACCTCCAATTGATCCGATCAAAGAACCCTGGAATAGACTGCCTAATGAAAGGCCGTTAAAGCAGACTAATAAAACAATTGTTGGAAAAAAGCCGGAAAAACCTTTTCTGGATCAAAAAGCGCAAGATGATACTTTTGACAGTGGATATCAATGCCCAGAATGTTCTTATCCATTAAGGAATCAGGTATCTGTAGCCACCCCTTGCCCTAATTGTGGTTTTGTGGGAGTAAAAACTGAGCAGGAAACCACTGCAAAGCGCACCATGACTTTCAGTAGTCTTAACTTTGGCAAGATATCCAACAAGAGAAAATTTTCGCTGATCAATGAGGCGGCACCCGATATGTCTGTAAGTGCAGAGCTCGGTGAAGTTGAGGAGATTTCACTTGGTCGTGATGAGTTAGACCCTGACAACCCCAGTATATCTGGCAACGGGCACATTCAACTTAGAGAAAGCCAGGGAAAGTGGTTTATTAAAGACATCAGTTCTAATGGAGCCACCTTCGTTCAGGCCTTGAATTATCATCCTTTATATGAGGGCAGCAGACTGATATTAGGCAACCGTATTTTTCTTTTTTCATCCAATGTTACCAAGAACAAACCTGTGCAGGTAGAACCAAATAAGACAATGCAATTTGGTCAGTTTAACATATCAGAAAGTCAGCAGGGCACTTTTACTTTAGTGGATGAGTTAAACGGTACGGCGAAGCAGTTTACCGGACCTGAAGTGACACTTAACCGCTTTAACCTTGACCCTGATGACCAAAGCATTTCCAGCAAACAACATGCGAGTGTTGAAAAAAAGCAAGATATGTGGATGATAATTGACCGTAGCTCTAACAAAGCTACATTTGTTCAGTGCAAGAACGAAGTGCATATCCCGCATCAGACTAAGTTAATTTTAGGAAATAAAGTATTCAAATTTGAGATTGAATGATCTCTATTTCTCAATTCATGTCTGCTCCTGAGAGAATAAACCTTCAACCTCCTCAATCCATTCGGATGAATGGTGCTGATATTATCATCAAAGAGGAAATAGGAAAAGGAGGATTTGGTAGTGTATACCTGGCGGAGCGTGATGGCGTTTATATTGCTGTCAAACTTTACCGTATGTGGGAAGTCCTTCCTGCCGAGCGAGAGGATATCCTCCAAAGATTCTTGCAGGAATACCAGATCAGCAAAGGAATTGATTCGCCCTATGTATTAAAAATCTTCAATTATCATGAGCTTGCCGGTAACCCCCTACTAGTCATGGAGTTTTGTGGGGGGGGCAGCCTGAGAGATATCATTGGCGAAAATCTGGATGACCGCAAAATTTCAAAGGTTGTATATGACATTTGTAATGGTCTTTTATGCATGCATCAGCATAACATTGTACACCGTGATGTTAAGCCGGAAAATATACTCCTGAAAGGAGGTAATTATTGCCTGAGTGATTTTGGCGTATCCGCAAGTTTACACAACAGACTTACCCAGACGGATATACGAGGAAGAGTCAAACAGATCTTTGCAACTGCTGCCTACTCACCACCTGAGCAAGCCGATGGTGCCATGGCATACAAAAAAACGGGGCCGACAAATGATATATTTGCTTTGGGAGCCGTACTATATGAGTTACTGACACAGGGGCACCTGCCGTTCGGATCTTTTGAGCAATACCAAAACGACCCATTGCAATACGAAAAGAGAAAAATCAGCGAGGAATGGGATTATAAAAGGTTAATCGACTCAGATGTTAAAGCTTTTTGGAAAAATATCATCGTCAAGTGCCTGAAACCACTGGCAGAAGATAGATTTCAAGGTGCTGATGAAATCCTGGATTTACTTAAGAGCAGTGATTTCTCAAGTAAGCCTGTTCCCTCCAAAGCAAGACAAATAGCTCATAAAAAGTTAACCAACTTAGCTCCCAGAAAAAGCCAGCAACAAAATTTTTACATCAGTAAGATCGCCGAAAACAAGAGTAAATTCAAGCTTACAATCGGGCGACTCGACGACGAAAACTTCGCGGCCAATGACATATTAATTGATGAAGGAAAAAGCGCGTTTATCTCTCGTTATCATGCTACTTTAGAAAAATTTTTTGATAAGGAAGGTAATGAGAAGTGGTACATTAGAGACGGTCAGTGGATCAAAGTTGAAGGTCAGATGAAATGGAGGCCCTCAACCAATGGTACTTTTGTCAACGATATTCAAATCGGTCAGGAAGGATACTTGCTTACCGATAGTGATATCATAAAGATAGGTAATACTAAATTAGCATTTGAATAAGTCAAGGCTGGCTGAATTTTCTCAACTACTTCATTGTCATCATCTGTAGAGAGGACTGTTTATTCTTCATTCACAATATATACTGCAAACTTTTTTATCATTCCTGAGGCTCCGCTTCCCATCATGCTGAGTCCTGCGCTAATGCTTTCCAATAGCCTGGTTCTTACCTCTTTGGTGATATCATGAACTCTAAATATTTTTGGAGCTACTCCATCTTTGACCATTTGCTTAAACTGTCTGGAAGTAAGCTTTGGATTATCTGCTTCCGCTAATATTCTTGGTAATCTTTTCCGGGCTCCTCGGGAGAGTTTTTCTGATTGCTTGAAAGTCTGCATGAGAGGCCGGCCAGTAGCTTTACTTAGATTCCTCCCAAATTGAACAGTCCCTTTTATTGAAGATGCTCCTCCAACAATTGAAATGGTATCTAATGCCATGGTCCCGTATTGATAATACTCACTGTCATCGAGCATCTGATTATGGCTTGGGTCAATAAACTCATTCACAATTCTACCTGCAGAAAGCCCGCATTGTGCAGCGGTAGCCGCCGCCCCGGCCCAGGCCAGCGTGGTGATTGCCAATGAACCTCCTCCCGTGACAGGCGTTGCTGCAATACCACCTGCCGCTGCAACTCCGGTTAAAACAGCAGCACCACAGCTTGTAGTTAAGCCAAAGACCTCCCACCCCCAGCTAAAGTTACTCTCAGCAGCAACCTCTTTCACTGTTTTCTTTTCCAGGCTCTCTTTGACTTCACTAATCACTATCCAGGAACCCAAGCCTTCGGGCATTAAACTCGGTCTGATTACATAAGAATTTCCCCTGCCTACATAAGCAATTCCACAATACCTGAACTCAGGTAGCTGGTTGATCCTTTTGATAATATTTTCTTCTTCCTGCTTACTTAGATAGCCATATCCCATGGAGTAAAAATATGAGTTCTGATAACATTATCCTCCAATTAGCACAGTAGGTGCACCGAGTACGATAACCCCACCATGCGAAGTAGAATCGCCCATACGCGCGGCAGGCTTTCCTCCAATCATGACAGTGGCTGAGCCCAGTATGATACTGTCGGGTGGACCTACACATGTACACATATCACCCATTACAGCAGCGGGCATTCCGGCAATCAATACAGTAGGCACTCCTGGTCCGACAACAGGGCCTCCCACATGTGGAACCGGCGGTAAGCCGGGAGTTACCATTGGGCAAGTATGCATATCTCCTATTCTGGCAGCAGGCTTACTCATAATTCCCTCCCTCCTCTGAATATTTTAACAGTAGAACCCATTTTTTTAGGTGCGGCCTGCTCCGGTTGTGGTTCAGGTTCTTCTCTGGGCCTTTCATAAGCCGGAGCACTACTATAGGGTAGTTTTGAGAGTATTTCATTGAATGTGCTTATTTCCTGGTGAAGCTTGGCTATCACCTGATAGATTTGCCTATGCGAGTATTTGAGATTCAATATGTTATTGATCATATTTTCAAAGGTACCGGCAGCAAAGCTTCTGTTAAAGGTATTATACACATTAAGCCTGTCATCTTCCGGCATACAGTTCAGTTCTGTAGAGACTAACCTGATGTGTCTTAAAAAGAACTTGAATAAATATATAGGAGATTTGTTAGGGATTTCCAGTTGAAACTCATCCTGGAAGATAGCCATGGTCATCAGCATACTTTCAGACAAAGCCAGGACATTCTGATTAACTGTCCTATCATCCAGCGCACGGTTTTTTTTGATAAATTGAGTAAGATGCTGCCTGGTATCATTGAGCAAAGTCTCAAACTCACGGTAAAATTCTACCAAGGTCGGGTGACTGCTCATACTGGTACAGGGCGGAATGTAATCTTCCACCTGCACTTCCCCCCCTACCACTCTGAATTTTCCTATCGTAAGGTGGTAAGTGCTAAACTCTTCAGAATTAACCTCTTTGGAAGGAATGATGTCAACCGAATATTTAGGAATGGAAAACGGATGTCTAAGCGGGTGCTCTTCCGGATCAGGATCACCTATAGGAGTCCTATGGTATGGGTCAACGGTTACCACAATGGCATACTGCTGGTTAGAGGCATTGTTCAGATCAAACTTAACTTCAAACTGATTGCGTTCCAAACTATACAGCTTACTAATATAGGGAGTAATCTCTATTCTGATACCACCCCTGGTGATTGCCCTGCAGGACAGGAGCGTAACTTTTATAAACTGTGTCTGCTCAATATCTATCTGAAAATTTACTGAAGTATCAACATCATCAGAGGCCGGTAGCAATCCATACTCGTTGTCAGTCAACCTTAAAGCAGCTATATCTTTGAAGTGGTCAATGATCCAGTCTTCGGTTTGATGAAAGTGATCTTTATTCACTTTCATTCCATCTATCCAGTTGACCGATGCTTTTCTTAGGTTAGGATGCATATATCAATAATCTATTAAATAACTGTCGTATAATTTAGTAATCCTTTTCCATAATTGTCCCCTAATCTAAATGATTCTTGCTCAGGATTTACCAGAATCTTTATTTCCCAGTCAAGCTCAGCAGGAATGAAGTAAGCAAGTAGAAACTCAATATATTTCTGCTCTTTTCCATCAGGTAAAAACCCAGGGAGAGCCTGCTCTTGAAGAGGGCCAATTCTTATGGTAAGAGCATCCAGTTCACCTACATAAACGTCATCGAGTAAAAAATTATCACCCAGCTCAAATGCACCCAGACTGTTGTCTTCCAAATGAAAACTTTCATATTTACCCAATGTGCTTTCTAAAGATACCGGAACTTGCAAAAGAATACTCAGGCACTGCGCTGTCAGTTCTATATTTCCAACTATATTATGTACATTAGGTAACATGTAAGCAAGACATAACGATTGGTAATAATCTAACGGAAAAGGTATTTGCCAGAAATCTGCAATCAGTTCATCCACTATCGCTTCAGAAAGGCCTACAAGAGATTTTTGTTCTTCTATTTCAATGGCAATCCTTTGTTGATAAAACATCTGCTCCAGAGGCAGGAAAAACTTTCTTGCGCTTTTTTCTTCTTCCCGATGTATTTTAAGCTCTTTCACCGATTCTTCGGTATCAATATGCTTGGTCTTCCTGAGATTTGTATGAAACAATCCCTCCGGTAGCATATCATAGAGTCCCTCACGATTGATATTAAAGTGTGCGGCTGAATGCCCCATTTTTTTATCTTCAATCACTTCCACTTTGGCCAAGTCAGGCTGGTAATTTCTGGAAAATGTCCCTTGAGGTTTAATATACAATTTCTCAGGGTCTACCCTACCCTCTTCTATCAAAGCAGCAATCACTACCTCTACATACAGGTCAAGCTTTAGCTTAAGTGGCAGTTCTTTGAGTGTTGCGCTGGTATCTTTAGGAATGGCATTCATCTCAGGAGAATTCTTGTAATACAATTTTTACCGTAATTGGTAAGAAGATGGAAGAACGCCGCTGCAAATTCATTGACAGCTCCTCACAGATTTTATTCCACTCCTCTACTGATAATTCCTCTTTTTCATGGGGAGTAATTTCAACATTTAACACCCTGCGCAGCCCTTGCCGATGTGAGGGCGCGTTGATATATCCTTTATTGATATCTATGTGGGCTATCGTCTCTCCCAATTCAGCATAACAGGCAGCTTTTATGTCTTCCCGAGTGACGATCCTGTCCCTGGAAAGTAAGTTGCTACGGAAAGTATACAATTTTTCCTGTTCAGAGGGTTTGTCTTTTCCTCCGAATGATGTGGTCATAGAAAACACACTCTTGGCTTTGATGTCTATGGAACGTGTTTTGAATGCGCTTCCGGCTGGAACCTTGTTAGCAAGCGCCCCGGTAGTATTCCAAAAAGAAACGTAAATATCTTTCGCCTTATCCGGCTTAAGCATAAGGTACTGATCGGTGTCACCTTCCTGTGTTTTGTTGGCAAGGTTATTTTCAATCCTGTTCAAAATTTGCTCTAACTCTACAATTTCCTTGGAGCCAATAGAACCGCTGGCTGCCTTAAATGCTGCGGCCTCATCCCGCATGAGCTCCAGTACATAATTCAACATTTCACGGGCATTGCGACTGTCAAACTTGCCTACCCTATCTCTGCGTATCGCAAAAATTCCCGGTTTCATCTGCTTGGCATCAAAGAACGGAAGCCCCTGAAAAGGCTGATTATCGTTTGAGGCTACCTTGTGTATGGCTAGAAAATAATCATCAGATTTCAGGGGGATGATATTAAGACTTTCATCAAGGCGATAAGGCCGGCGGTTGTCAATCAATTGCCGGTTGCAGGCCGGAAAGCAGTTAATGGCCATGGTCATATCTTCGACAGCATCCTGAGGAATCAGTTGCGATAATGATAACTTTATCCAGAGAAGCGGTTCTTTAAAATTTTTTAATACCTCTTCTTCAAAAAGCGCTTCAAAAGCTTCAGGGT
Proteins encoded:
- a CDS encoding PAAR domain-containing protein, which codes for MSKPAARIGDMHTCPMVTPGLPPVPHVGGPVVGPGVPTVLIAGMPAAVMGDMCTCVGPPDSIILGSATVMIGGKPAARMGDSTSHGGVIVLGAPTVLIGG
- a CDS encoding type VI secretion system baseplate subunit TssG, with product MYYKNSPEMNAIPKDTSATLKELPLKLKLDLYVEVVIAALIEEGRVDPEKLYIKPQGTFSRNYQPDLAKVEVIEDKKMGHSAAHFNINREGLYDMLPEGLFHTNLRKTKHIDTEESVKELKIHREEEKSARKFFLPLEQMFYQQRIAIEIEEQKSLVGLSEAIVDELIADFWQIPFPLDYYQSLCLAYMLPNVHNIVGNIELTAQCLSILLQVPVSLESTLGKYESFHLEDNSLGAFELGDNFLLDDVYVGELDALTIRIGPLQEQALPGFLPDGKEQKYIEFLLAYFIPAELDWEIKILVNPEQESFRLGDNYGKGLLNYTTVI
- a CDS encoding FHA domain-containing serine/threonine-protein kinase; the protein is MISISQFMSAPERINLQPPQSIRMNGADIIIKEEIGKGGFGSVYLAERDGVYIAVKLYRMWEVLPAEREDILQRFLQEYQISKGIDSPYVLKIFNYHELAGNPLLVMEFCGGGSLRDIIGENLDDRKISKVVYDICNGLLCMHQHNIVHRDVKPENILLKGGNYCLSDFGVSASLHNRLTQTDIRGRVKQIFATAAYSPPEQADGAMAYKKTGPTNDIFALGAVLYELLTQGHLPFGSFEQYQNDPLQYEKRKISEEWDYKRLIDSDVKAFWKNIIVKCLKPLAEDRFQGADEILDLLKSSDFSSKPVPSKARQIAHKKLTNLAPRKSQQQNFYISKIAENKSKFKLTIGRLDDENFAANDILIDEGKSAFISRYHATLEKFFDKEGNEKWYIRDGQWIKVEGQMKWRPSTNGTFVNDIQIGQEGYLLTDSDIIKIGNTKLAFE
- a CDS encoding Stp1/IreP family PP2C-type Ser/Thr phosphatase — encoded protein: MSHKKGSLKYFGATDVGQVRDHNEDSFVIIDLSQEENNARGTVFMVADGMGGANAGEVASAIACNVVEDRFLKLQTIPDTQRNIEKYLKNLLLEAHQQILQHASQHPECTGMGTTAVIAWVIDDQLHVTWCGDSRCYVYQKKQQYTLKPLTDDHSLVWQMVLSGELSAEEARIHEQSNIILQVLGSTDSKPKPSYLNKRLVEGEKILLCSDGLNGMLSDAAIQQILEGNDKIKDTTGVLIDEANRAGGSDNITVIYVEVEATLNTATRQKRGVLSTLKSKWPFVLALSLLLLVLVYSLIAWKGSKASPEPKTEDRIQPTISESHSAQSSLTKESDEMEGDAKATNAEADKPGVTTGEEHLSATKYNFLGALDELNIQLEEQINNTKKLIEGCQTCNDNPQLENVNESLSATHDLIKSQIKLTNQNLPISSQSKEKLSSISQSVNVSYDADKKFNTNSIVSEQEYMVNTITKVVKKINKQLETLTIQVQEQN
- a CDS encoding FHA domain-containing protein; the protein is MRNPFKKKSSKTKKEVPKPPIDPIKEPWNRLPNERPLKQTNKTIVGKKPEKPFLDQKAQDDTFDSGYQCPECSYPLRNQVSVATPCPNCGFVGVKTEQETTAKRTMTFSSLNFGKISNKRKFSLINEAAPDMSVSAELGEVEEISLGRDELDPDNPSISGNGHIQLRESQGKWFIKDISSNGATFVQALNYHPLYEGSRLILGNRIFLFSSNVTKNKPVQVEPNKTMQFGQFNISESQQGTFTLVDELNGTAKQFTGPEVTLNRFNLDPDDQSISSKQHASVEKKQDMWMIIDRSSNKATFVQCKNEVHIPHQTKLILGNKVFKFEIE